The Bacteroidota bacterium nucleotide sequence GGAATTTGGGTGACACACTATTTATGCCTCTCCGCTACTGGCATCATATTGAATATTTGGAAGGTAGCCAGTTATAGGATTAAGTTCGCACTGTTCGCCAACCCCGGCATTAAAATTACGGTGCTTATAATATTGTTTTGCAACGTAAAATTGATGACGTTTCGTTTTCCTGTTTGGTAAGAAATGGTTTGATTAAAAAATCGATTGCGGCAGAAACGTATCAAAAGGCGATTAGTCGCATACATCAGCATGATGAGCAAAGCGGGGAAATTGCGTTTCAGTAATGACAAATGCGACGCCACTTTACTCATGCATCGATACCAATGGAACAGCCGGTTTGAGTTCGAATTCTGCCATTCGAGCTTACGCAGGGGCTGACCCATGTGTCTGCCCATGGTTGTAACGAATAATGTGCGAATGCACTATGCAATTAACGCAACAATGGAACAGCCGATTTGAGTAACCTGTTCATTCGAGTTCTGCTGGGGCTAACTAATATTAGCCCAAGACGGATTGAAAATAGAACTACAAATTATTACCAAAATTTTCATTCGAGTTATTTGAAGGCAGACCCAAGGGTCTGCTCAATGTGATGTAATGCATAATGTAATTATTAAACGGTCGAAACTGCGAAGACTAAAGGCCGCAAAAAAGCAACACGAAGAATATAATATTTAACCTTAGCGTTTCTTAGAAGCCTTTGTGCCTTTGTGGTTTTGGTCATAATTAACATCAAACCCTTTAAAATGAAACTTATATTCATAATTTAATTTTTAGACAAAATTCTCCGTGCCCTTTGCGTGTATTTTCTTTGTGAACTCGTGGTTAAAAAAATTAATGTGTTGATGTGCTAATTGAACAGCCGTATAACGCACCAATTAAACAGCCGAAACCACAGAGAAAACCCAAAGGAAACAGCCCTGCAGAGACCACAAAGTGAGTAATATTTAATTATTCTTTAAAATGAAAATTTATATTCATAATTTAATTTTTAGACAAAATTCTCCGTGCCTTTGCGGGTTTCTTTGTGCACTTTGGGTTAAAACACATTTACCAAGAATACACCTACATTTACATTCATGTGCTTAATCAACTTCGCATTTCAGCATCACGCCTCCTACCTCTTTATTTTGGTTGGAACAGGGATGAATTTTATAATCAGCGACGCAAGTTGCAGTGGGAAGATGAATTTCCGGAAATTTTGGCAGGCAAAGATTTACAGGAAGGTGGCACATGGATGGGCATTAACAAAACCGACAATTTGCGCGCTCACCAACTACCGCGATTTAAACAATATCAACACCAATGCACCCCTCAAGAGGCCATTTGGTGAGCAATTTTTGAAAGGAAAACTGCATACCGACGAAATGCATCAACTCTTGAAAACCCAGGGCCGACTTTACAACGGATTTAACCTCATTTATGGCGATGTAAGCGCATTATTCTACTATTCCAACGTGACCGACCAGGTTCGGCAACTCTATCCGGCATTTATGGCCTCAGCAATGCCCTGCTTGACACGCCATGGCCGAAAGTGGTCAACAGTAAGGCTGCATTTAAACAACAGCCTGAAGGAGCCCCTGAACCCACTCCTTTTATCGAAATATTAAACAACACCGATACCGCCCCGAGGAAGAATTAATGAAACAGGTGCCTTGGAGCTTGAGAAAAGACCTTCCGCAATGTTTATAACTTCAAACAATTATGGAACGCGGTTAACTACTTTGTAAGCATCAATAATCAGGTGAAGTCACCTATCGTGAAAAGGGTTATGTGCCTGAACATGATGTAACGGTTAACTTTACCATTAAAGCCGGATAAACCATTTTTAATTCAACAATGCAGCGCAAAGCAAGTTTCTATTTTTCGCACTCTTTATTTATTGTGCTGCAACAATTTTTCTTCTGCACAACAATATCATTTAAAAAATTACAGCATCGACGACGGATCAGCAGG carries:
- a CDS encoding NRDE family protein, which encodes MLNQLRISASRLLPLYFGWNRDEFYNQRRKLQWEDEFPEILAGKDLQEGGTWMGINKTDNLRAHQLPRFKQYQHQCTPQEAIW
- a CDS encoding NRDE family protein, translated to MAHGWALTKPTICALTNYRDLNNINTNAPLKRPFGEQFLKGKLHTDEMHQLLKTQGRLYNGFNLIYGDVSALFYYSNVTDQVRQLYPAFMASAMPCLTRHGRKWSTVRLHLNNSLKEPLNPLLLSKY